The following are from one region of the Ornithorhynchus anatinus isolate Pmale09 chromosome X1, mOrnAna1.pri.v4, whole genome shotgun sequence genome:
- the DENND1C gene encoding DENN domain-containing protein 1C isoform X4 produces MGSRIKETPPSTFDWFFEAACPASLQQDPPILRQFPKDFSDQDSIQMLPKFCFPYDVERVTPNPMVQHFTFVLTDLEGNRRFGFCRLAGGALSCLCILSYLPWFEVFYKLLNNVGDLLAKGQVSEAEELLSALYLHPVPGPHSPMGLELDQQHSKLKITSRSCPLPQGPGESQTLSYFIAPDANSLPSIPESRNLTELVVAMTPENILHLYSSLLCERRILLTASKLSTLTACIHASASLLYPMQWQHVYIPTLPPHLLDYCCWAGSRGLNEFTSPALGDTHPPHPSAHSAPMPYLIGVHSSLMERVRDKALEDVVFLNVDTNTLESPFQDLQTLPTEVVSLLRLRLRKMTLAAGDGLARVFLRAQALLFGDYRDALLYTPGQPVTFCEEKFLDLKPGPLHTFRQAAVHLQLFKQFIDGRLERLNAGDGFSDLFEQEITGSGLASGSLRSYQLWAENLKKGGGALLHSVKTRTQPAVKNMYRSAKSGLKGMQSRLLYKDGDPRLQRGGSLRGPPPGLMPSNRSECLQSRLPITQHFGQSRPRRPARRSQLCSEQGLVEQGLSSAALPLEETGGLLGEEPLDSSFLGSGELDLLGEILDSLNLGTPEPREARGLHSSRSLDCCNLETGSYFTPTQRLGAMGWPRWLLEEEEEEAPESQLLPHTVLLAESPRPLQPLENPLKPGLEPDSKPEPQPEPEPQPEPEPVPQLKPIPAPQPAPLPESMPQPEPVPEPMSQPEPMSEPMLEPKIEPPGFLNTPQPSEISAFSQHPASTLLGPPSQSPQNSGMWNQGVEDSHSAPGDRDPEILALPRVSELKKRFES; encoded by the exons ATGGGCTCCAGGATCAA GGAAACGCCCCCCAGTACATTCGATTGGTTCTTTGAGGCTGCCTGTCCTGCCTCCTTGCAGCAGG ACCCTCCTATCCTGAGGCAGTTCCCCAAGGACTTCAGTGACCAG GACTCAATTCAGATGTTGCCTAAATTCTGCTTCCCATATGATGTGGAGAG agTGACCCCCAATCCCATGGTACAACATTTCACCTTCGTCCTCACCGACCTGGAGGGGAACCGGCGCTTCGGCTTCTGTCGTCTGGCTGGGGGCGCACTGAGTTGTCTCTGCATCCTCAG CTACCTGCCATGGTTCGAGGTTTTCTACAAACTGCTCAACAATGTGGGGGACCTTTTAGCCAAGGGGCAG GTCAGCGAGGCAGAGGAGTTGCTCTCTGCCCTCTATCTACACCCTGTTCCTGGGCCCCACTCACCCATGGGGCTGGAGCTG gacCAACAGCACAGCAAACTGAAAATCACCAGCCGCAGCTGCCCCCTGCCACAGGGCCCTGGGGAGAGCCAGACA CTCTCCTACTTCATTGCCCCTGATGCCAACAGCCTGCCTTCCATCCCTGAGAGC AGGAACCTGACAGAACTGGTGGTGGCCATGACTCCGGAGAACATTCTGCACCTGTACAGTTCCCTGCTCTGTGAGCGCCGCATCCTACTCACAGCCAGCAAGCTCAGCACG cTGACCGCCTGCATCCACGCCTCCGCCTCCTTGCTCTATCCCATGCAGTGGCAGCATGTGTacatccccaccctgcccccgcaCCTGCTGGACTACTGCTG ctgGGCAGGAAGCAGAGGGCTGAATGAGTTCACCTCTCCGGCTCTGGGCGACACCCACCCGCCACATCCCTCTGCCCACAGCGCCCCCATGCCTTATCTCATTGGTGTGCACTCCAGCCTGATGGAG AGAGTGCGGGACAAGGCCTTGGAGGACGTAGTCTTCCTCAACGTGGACACCAATACCTTGGAGTCACCCTTCCAGGACCTGcagaccctgcccacagaagTG GTGTCGCTGTTGCGGCTGCGCCTGCGGAAAATGACTCTGGCAGCGGGAGATGGGCTGGCCCGGGTGTTCCTGAgggcccaggccctgctctttggGGACTACAGGGACGCCCTCCTCTACACCCCG GGGCAGCCTGTGACTTTCTGTGAGGAGAAGTTCCTGGACCTGAAGCCAGGGCCCCTACACACCTTCCGTCAGGCTGCTGTGCACCTGCAGCTCTTCAAACAG TTCATTGACGGGCGGCTGGAGAGGCTCAATGCTGGGGATGGCTTCTCCGACCTGTTTGAGCAGGAAATCACCGGGAGTGGGCTGGCCTCAG gCAGCCTGCGCTCCTATCAACTCTGGGCTGAGAATCTGAAG aAAGGCGGTGGGGCCCTCCTTCACAGCGTGAAGACCCGGACCCAGCCAGCTGTCAAGAACATGTACCGCTCT GCCAAGAGCGGGCTGAAGGGCATGCAGAGCCGGTTGCTTTACAAG GATGGTGACCCCCGCTTGCAGAGGGGTGGCTCCCTGAGGGGCCCACCCCCTGGCCTCATGCCCAGCAACCGCTCTGAATGCTTGCAGAGTCGCCTGCCCATCACACAGCACTTCGGTCAG TCGCGGCCCCGGAGGCCAGCCCGGCGTTCTCAGCTCTGCAGTGAGCAGGGGCTGGTAGAGCAGGGGCTGAG CTCTGCTGCCCTGCCCCTGGAGGAGACAGGAGGGCTCCTGGGAGAGGAGCCCCTAGATAGCAGCTTCCTCGGTTCAGGGGAGCTGGACCTACTGGGAGAGATTCTGGACAGCCTGAACCTGGGAACCCCAGAACCCAGGGAGGCCCGAGGGCTGCACAGCAGCCGCAGTCTCGACTGCTGCAACCTGGAGACCGGCAGCTATTTCACTCCG ACCCAGAGACTGGGGGCCATGGGCTGGCCCCGCTGGctcctggaggaagaggaagaggaggcaccaGAATCCCAACTGCTTCCTCACACAGTCCTACTGGCCGAGAGCCCCAGGCCCCTCCAGCCCCTTGAGAACCCTTTAAAGCCCGGACTAGAGCCAGACTCAAAGCCGGAACCACAGCCAGAACCGGAACCACAACCCGAGCCTGAGCCCGTGCCCCAACTCAAGCCCATCCCCGCGCCCCAACCCGCGCCTCTACCTGAGTCCATGCCCCAACCCGAGCCTGTGCCTGAGCCCATGTCCCAACCCGAGCCCATGTCTGAGCCCATGCTCGAACCCAAAATCGAGCCCCCTGGTTTCCTAAACACCCCCCAGCCCTCAGAGATCTCAGCTTTCTCCCAGCACCCAGCCTCCACCCTGCTTGGACCCCCAAGCCAGAGCCCTCAAAACAGTGGGATGTGGAATCAGGGAGTGGAGGACAGCCACTCTGCCCCTGGTGACAGAGATCCCgaaatcctggccctgcccaggGTGTCTGAGCTCAAGAAACGGTTTGAGAGTTAG
- the DENND1C gene encoding DENN domain-containing protein 1C isoform X1, which translates to MGSRIKETPPSTFDWFFEAACPASLQQDPPILRQFPKDFSDQDSIQMLPKFCFPYDVERVTPNPMVQHFTFVLTDLEGNRRFGFCRLAGGALSCLCILSYLPWFEVFYKLLNNVGDLLAKGQVSEAEELLSALYLHPVPGPHSPMGLELDQQHSKLKITSRSCPLPQGPGESQTVRGSQGGANQWDEGGREKGRREGRREGGRREEGRGEAVCAVVSCLLSPAPHQLSYFIAPDANSLPSIPESRNLTELVVAMTPENILHLYSSLLCERRILLTASKLSTLTACIHASASLLYPMQWQHVYIPTLPPHLLDYCCWAGSRGLNEFTSPALGDTHPPHPSAHSAPMPYLIGVHSSLMERVRDKALEDVVFLNVDTNTLESPFQDLQTLPTEVVSLLRLRLRKMTLAAGDGLARVFLRAQALLFGDYRDALLYTPGQPVTFCEEKFLDLKPGPLHTFRQAAVHLQLFKQFIDGRLERLNAGDGFSDLFEQEITGSGLASGSLRSYQLWAENLKKGGGALLHSVKTRTQPAVKNMYRSAKSGLKGMQSRLLYKDGDPRLQRGGSLRGPPPGLMPSNRSECLQSRLPITQHFGQSRPRRPARRSQLCSEQGLVEQGLSSAALPLEETGGLLGEEPLDSSFLGSGELDLLGEILDSLNLGTPEPREARGLHSSRSLDCCNLETGSYFTPTQRLGAMGWPRWLLEEEEEEAPESQLLPHTVLLAESPRPLQPLENPLKPGLEPDSKPEPQPEPEPQPEPEPVPQLKPIPAPQPAPLPESMPQPEPVPEPMSQPEPMSEPMLEPKIEPPGFLNTPQPSEISAFSQHPASTLLGPPSQSPQNSGMWNQGVEDSHSAPGDRDPEILALPRVSELKKRFES; encoded by the exons ATGGGCTCCAGGATCAA GGAAACGCCCCCCAGTACATTCGATTGGTTCTTTGAGGCTGCCTGTCCTGCCTCCTTGCAGCAGG ACCCTCCTATCCTGAGGCAGTTCCCCAAGGACTTCAGTGACCAG GACTCAATTCAGATGTTGCCTAAATTCTGCTTCCCATATGATGTGGAGAG agTGACCCCCAATCCCATGGTACAACATTTCACCTTCGTCCTCACCGACCTGGAGGGGAACCGGCGCTTCGGCTTCTGTCGTCTGGCTGGGGGCGCACTGAGTTGTCTCTGCATCCTCAG CTACCTGCCATGGTTCGAGGTTTTCTACAAACTGCTCAACAATGTGGGGGACCTTTTAGCCAAGGGGCAG GTCAGCGAGGCAGAGGAGTTGCTCTCTGCCCTCTATCTACACCCTGTTCCTGGGCCCCACTCACCCATGGGGCTGGAGCTG gacCAACAGCACAGCAAACTGAAAATCACCAGCCGCAGCTGCCCCCTGCCACAGGGCCCTGGGGAGAGCCAGACAGTGAGAGGGTCTCAGGGTGGAGCCAACCAGTGGgacgaaggagggagggaaaaagggaggagggaaggaagaagggaaggaggaaggagggaagaaggaagaggagaagctgtCTGCGCTGTGGTCTCATGTCtcctctcccccgcaccccaccAGCTCTCCTACTTCATTGCCCCTGATGCCAACAGCCTGCCTTCCATCCCTGAGAGC AGGAACCTGACAGAACTGGTGGTGGCCATGACTCCGGAGAACATTCTGCACCTGTACAGTTCCCTGCTCTGTGAGCGCCGCATCCTACTCACAGCCAGCAAGCTCAGCACG cTGACCGCCTGCATCCACGCCTCCGCCTCCTTGCTCTATCCCATGCAGTGGCAGCATGTGTacatccccaccctgcccccgcaCCTGCTGGACTACTGCTG ctgGGCAGGAAGCAGAGGGCTGAATGAGTTCACCTCTCCGGCTCTGGGCGACACCCACCCGCCACATCCCTCTGCCCACAGCGCCCCCATGCCTTATCTCATTGGTGTGCACTCCAGCCTGATGGAG AGAGTGCGGGACAAGGCCTTGGAGGACGTAGTCTTCCTCAACGTGGACACCAATACCTTGGAGTCACCCTTCCAGGACCTGcagaccctgcccacagaagTG GTGTCGCTGTTGCGGCTGCGCCTGCGGAAAATGACTCTGGCAGCGGGAGATGGGCTGGCCCGGGTGTTCCTGAgggcccaggccctgctctttggGGACTACAGGGACGCCCTCCTCTACACCCCG GGGCAGCCTGTGACTTTCTGTGAGGAGAAGTTCCTGGACCTGAAGCCAGGGCCCCTACACACCTTCCGTCAGGCTGCTGTGCACCTGCAGCTCTTCAAACAG TTCATTGACGGGCGGCTGGAGAGGCTCAATGCTGGGGATGGCTTCTCCGACCTGTTTGAGCAGGAAATCACCGGGAGTGGGCTGGCCTCAG gCAGCCTGCGCTCCTATCAACTCTGGGCTGAGAATCTGAAG aAAGGCGGTGGGGCCCTCCTTCACAGCGTGAAGACCCGGACCCAGCCAGCTGTCAAGAACATGTACCGCTCT GCCAAGAGCGGGCTGAAGGGCATGCAGAGCCGGTTGCTTTACAAG GATGGTGACCCCCGCTTGCAGAGGGGTGGCTCCCTGAGGGGCCCACCCCCTGGCCTCATGCCCAGCAACCGCTCTGAATGCTTGCAGAGTCGCCTGCCCATCACACAGCACTTCGGTCAG TCGCGGCCCCGGAGGCCAGCCCGGCGTTCTCAGCTCTGCAGTGAGCAGGGGCTGGTAGAGCAGGGGCTGAG CTCTGCTGCCCTGCCCCTGGAGGAGACAGGAGGGCTCCTGGGAGAGGAGCCCCTAGATAGCAGCTTCCTCGGTTCAGGGGAGCTGGACCTACTGGGAGAGATTCTGGACAGCCTGAACCTGGGAACCCCAGAACCCAGGGAGGCCCGAGGGCTGCACAGCAGCCGCAGTCTCGACTGCTGCAACCTGGAGACCGGCAGCTATTTCACTCCG ACCCAGAGACTGGGGGCCATGGGCTGGCCCCGCTGGctcctggaggaagaggaagaggaggcaccaGAATCCCAACTGCTTCCTCACACAGTCCTACTGGCCGAGAGCCCCAGGCCCCTCCAGCCCCTTGAGAACCCTTTAAAGCCCGGACTAGAGCCAGACTCAAAGCCGGAACCACAGCCAGAACCGGAACCACAACCCGAGCCTGAGCCCGTGCCCCAACTCAAGCCCATCCCCGCGCCCCAACCCGCGCCTCTACCTGAGTCCATGCCCCAACCCGAGCCTGTGCCTGAGCCCATGTCCCAACCCGAGCCCATGTCTGAGCCCATGCTCGAACCCAAAATCGAGCCCCCTGGTTTCCTAAACACCCCCCAGCCCTCAGAGATCTCAGCTTTCTCCCAGCACCCAGCCTCCACCCTGCTTGGACCCCCAAGCCAGAGCCCTCAAAACAGTGGGATGTGGAATCAGGGAGTGGAGGACAGCCACTCTGCCCCTGGTGACAGAGATCCCgaaatcctggccctgcccaggGTGTCTGAGCTCAAGAAACGGTTTGAGAGTTAG
- the DENND1C gene encoding DENN domain-containing protein 1C isoform X2: MGSRIKETPPSTFDWFFEAACPASLQQDPPILRQFPKDFSDQDSIQMLPKFCFPYDVERVTPNPMVQHFTFVLTDLEGNRRFGFCRLAGGALSCLCILSYLPWFEVFYKLLNNVGDLLAKGQVSEAEELLSALYLHPVPGPHSPMGLELDQQHSKLKITSRSCPLPQGPGESQTVRGSQGGANQWDEGGREKGRREGRREGGRREEGRGEAVCAVVSCLLSPAPHQLSYFIAPDANSLPSIPESRNLTELVVAMTPENILHLYSSLLCERRILLTASKLSTLTACIHASASLLYPMQWQHVYIPTLPPHLLDYCCAPMPYLIGVHSSLMERVRDKALEDVVFLNVDTNTLESPFQDLQTLPTEVVSLLRLRLRKMTLAAGDGLARVFLRAQALLFGDYRDALLYTPGQPVTFCEEKFLDLKPGPLHTFRQAAVHLQLFKQFIDGRLERLNAGDGFSDLFEQEITGSGLASGSLRSYQLWAENLKKGGGALLHSVKTRTQPAVKNMYRSAKSGLKGMQSRLLYKDGDPRLQRGGSLRGPPPGLMPSNRSECLQSRLPITQHFGQSRPRRPARRSQLCSEQGLVEQGLSSAALPLEETGGLLGEEPLDSSFLGSGELDLLGEILDSLNLGTPEPREARGLHSSRSLDCCNLETGSYFTPTQRLGAMGWPRWLLEEEEEEAPESQLLPHTVLLAESPRPLQPLENPLKPGLEPDSKPEPQPEPEPQPEPEPVPQLKPIPAPQPAPLPESMPQPEPVPEPMSQPEPMSEPMLEPKIEPPGFLNTPQPSEISAFSQHPASTLLGPPSQSPQNSGMWNQGVEDSHSAPGDRDPEILALPRVSELKKRFES; this comes from the exons ATGGGCTCCAGGATCAA GGAAACGCCCCCCAGTACATTCGATTGGTTCTTTGAGGCTGCCTGTCCTGCCTCCTTGCAGCAGG ACCCTCCTATCCTGAGGCAGTTCCCCAAGGACTTCAGTGACCAG GACTCAATTCAGATGTTGCCTAAATTCTGCTTCCCATATGATGTGGAGAG agTGACCCCCAATCCCATGGTACAACATTTCACCTTCGTCCTCACCGACCTGGAGGGGAACCGGCGCTTCGGCTTCTGTCGTCTGGCTGGGGGCGCACTGAGTTGTCTCTGCATCCTCAG CTACCTGCCATGGTTCGAGGTTTTCTACAAACTGCTCAACAATGTGGGGGACCTTTTAGCCAAGGGGCAG GTCAGCGAGGCAGAGGAGTTGCTCTCTGCCCTCTATCTACACCCTGTTCCTGGGCCCCACTCACCCATGGGGCTGGAGCTG gacCAACAGCACAGCAAACTGAAAATCACCAGCCGCAGCTGCCCCCTGCCACAGGGCCCTGGGGAGAGCCAGACAGTGAGAGGGTCTCAGGGTGGAGCCAACCAGTGGgacgaaggagggagggaaaaagggaggagggaaggaagaagggaaggaggaaggagggaagaaggaagaggagaagctgtCTGCGCTGTGGTCTCATGTCtcctctcccccgcaccccaccAGCTCTCCTACTTCATTGCCCCTGATGCCAACAGCCTGCCTTCCATCCCTGAGAGC AGGAACCTGACAGAACTGGTGGTGGCCATGACTCCGGAGAACATTCTGCACCTGTACAGTTCCCTGCTCTGTGAGCGCCGCATCCTACTCACAGCCAGCAAGCTCAGCACG cTGACCGCCTGCATCCACGCCTCCGCCTCCTTGCTCTATCCCATGCAGTGGCAGCATGTGTacatccccaccctgcccccgcaCCTGCTGGACTACTGCTG CGCCCCCATGCCTTATCTCATTGGTGTGCACTCCAGCCTGATGGAG AGAGTGCGGGACAAGGCCTTGGAGGACGTAGTCTTCCTCAACGTGGACACCAATACCTTGGAGTCACCCTTCCAGGACCTGcagaccctgcccacagaagTG GTGTCGCTGTTGCGGCTGCGCCTGCGGAAAATGACTCTGGCAGCGGGAGATGGGCTGGCCCGGGTGTTCCTGAgggcccaggccctgctctttggGGACTACAGGGACGCCCTCCTCTACACCCCG GGGCAGCCTGTGACTTTCTGTGAGGAGAAGTTCCTGGACCTGAAGCCAGGGCCCCTACACACCTTCCGTCAGGCTGCTGTGCACCTGCAGCTCTTCAAACAG TTCATTGACGGGCGGCTGGAGAGGCTCAATGCTGGGGATGGCTTCTCCGACCTGTTTGAGCAGGAAATCACCGGGAGTGGGCTGGCCTCAG gCAGCCTGCGCTCCTATCAACTCTGGGCTGAGAATCTGAAG aAAGGCGGTGGGGCCCTCCTTCACAGCGTGAAGACCCGGACCCAGCCAGCTGTCAAGAACATGTACCGCTCT GCCAAGAGCGGGCTGAAGGGCATGCAGAGCCGGTTGCTTTACAAG GATGGTGACCCCCGCTTGCAGAGGGGTGGCTCCCTGAGGGGCCCACCCCCTGGCCTCATGCCCAGCAACCGCTCTGAATGCTTGCAGAGTCGCCTGCCCATCACACAGCACTTCGGTCAG TCGCGGCCCCGGAGGCCAGCCCGGCGTTCTCAGCTCTGCAGTGAGCAGGGGCTGGTAGAGCAGGGGCTGAG CTCTGCTGCCCTGCCCCTGGAGGAGACAGGAGGGCTCCTGGGAGAGGAGCCCCTAGATAGCAGCTTCCTCGGTTCAGGGGAGCTGGACCTACTGGGAGAGATTCTGGACAGCCTGAACCTGGGAACCCCAGAACCCAGGGAGGCCCGAGGGCTGCACAGCAGCCGCAGTCTCGACTGCTGCAACCTGGAGACCGGCAGCTATTTCACTCCG ACCCAGAGACTGGGGGCCATGGGCTGGCCCCGCTGGctcctggaggaagaggaagaggaggcaccaGAATCCCAACTGCTTCCTCACACAGTCCTACTGGCCGAGAGCCCCAGGCCCCTCCAGCCCCTTGAGAACCCTTTAAAGCCCGGACTAGAGCCAGACTCAAAGCCGGAACCACAGCCAGAACCGGAACCACAACCCGAGCCTGAGCCCGTGCCCCAACTCAAGCCCATCCCCGCGCCCCAACCCGCGCCTCTACCTGAGTCCATGCCCCAACCCGAGCCTGTGCCTGAGCCCATGTCCCAACCCGAGCCCATGTCTGAGCCCATGCTCGAACCCAAAATCGAGCCCCCTGGTTTCCTAAACACCCCCCAGCCCTCAGAGATCTCAGCTTTCTCCCAGCACCCAGCCTCCACCCTGCTTGGACCCCCAAGCCAGAGCCCTCAAAACAGTGGGATGTGGAATCAGGGAGTGGAGGACAGCCACTCTGCCCCTGGTGACAGAGATCCCgaaatcctggccctgcccaggGTGTCTGAGCTCAAGAAACGGTTTGAGAGTTAG
- the DENND1C gene encoding DENN domain-containing protein 1C isoform X3 — MLPKFCFPYDVERVTPNPMVQHFTFVLTDLEGNRRFGFCRLAGGALSCLCILSYLPWFEVFYKLLNNVGDLLAKGQVSEAEELLSALYLHPVPGPHSPMGLELDQQHSKLKITSRSCPLPQGPGESQTVRGSQGGANQWDEGGREKGRREGRREGGRREEGRGEAVCAVVSCLLSPAPHQLSYFIAPDANSLPSIPESRNLTELVVAMTPENILHLYSSLLCERRILLTASKLSTLTACIHASASLLYPMQWQHVYIPTLPPHLLDYCCWAGSRGLNEFTSPALGDTHPPHPSAHSAPMPYLIGVHSSLMERVRDKALEDVVFLNVDTNTLESPFQDLQTLPTEVVSLLRLRLRKMTLAAGDGLARVFLRAQALLFGDYRDALLYTPGQPVTFCEEKFLDLKPGPLHTFRQAAVHLQLFKQFIDGRLERLNAGDGFSDLFEQEITGSGLASGSLRSYQLWAENLKKGGGALLHSVKTRTQPAVKNMYRSAKSGLKGMQSRLLYKDGDPRLQRGGSLRGPPPGLMPSNRSECLQSRLPITQHFGQSRPRRPARRSQLCSEQGLVEQGLSSAALPLEETGGLLGEEPLDSSFLGSGELDLLGEILDSLNLGTPEPREARGLHSSRSLDCCNLETGSYFTPTQRLGAMGWPRWLLEEEEEEAPESQLLPHTVLLAESPRPLQPLENPLKPGLEPDSKPEPQPEPEPQPEPEPVPQLKPIPAPQPAPLPESMPQPEPVPEPMSQPEPMSEPMLEPKIEPPGFLNTPQPSEISAFSQHPASTLLGPPSQSPQNSGMWNQGVEDSHSAPGDRDPEILALPRVSELKKRFES; from the exons ATGTTGCCTAAATTCTGCTTCCCATATGATGTGGAGAG agTGACCCCCAATCCCATGGTACAACATTTCACCTTCGTCCTCACCGACCTGGAGGGGAACCGGCGCTTCGGCTTCTGTCGTCTGGCTGGGGGCGCACTGAGTTGTCTCTGCATCCTCAG CTACCTGCCATGGTTCGAGGTTTTCTACAAACTGCTCAACAATGTGGGGGACCTTTTAGCCAAGGGGCAG GTCAGCGAGGCAGAGGAGTTGCTCTCTGCCCTCTATCTACACCCTGTTCCTGGGCCCCACTCACCCATGGGGCTGGAGCTG gacCAACAGCACAGCAAACTGAAAATCACCAGCCGCAGCTGCCCCCTGCCACAGGGCCCTGGGGAGAGCCAGACAGTGAGAGGGTCTCAGGGTGGAGCCAACCAGTGGgacgaaggagggagggaaaaagggaggagggaaggaagaagggaaggaggaaggagggaagaaggaagaggagaagctgtCTGCGCTGTGGTCTCATGTCtcctctcccccgcaccccaccAGCTCTCCTACTTCATTGCCCCTGATGCCAACAGCCTGCCTTCCATCCCTGAGAGC AGGAACCTGACAGAACTGGTGGTGGCCATGACTCCGGAGAACATTCTGCACCTGTACAGTTCCCTGCTCTGTGAGCGCCGCATCCTACTCACAGCCAGCAAGCTCAGCACG cTGACCGCCTGCATCCACGCCTCCGCCTCCTTGCTCTATCCCATGCAGTGGCAGCATGTGTacatccccaccctgcccccgcaCCTGCTGGACTACTGCTG ctgGGCAGGAAGCAGAGGGCTGAATGAGTTCACCTCTCCGGCTCTGGGCGACACCCACCCGCCACATCCCTCTGCCCACAGCGCCCCCATGCCTTATCTCATTGGTGTGCACTCCAGCCTGATGGAG AGAGTGCGGGACAAGGCCTTGGAGGACGTAGTCTTCCTCAACGTGGACACCAATACCTTGGAGTCACCCTTCCAGGACCTGcagaccctgcccacagaagTG GTGTCGCTGTTGCGGCTGCGCCTGCGGAAAATGACTCTGGCAGCGGGAGATGGGCTGGCCCGGGTGTTCCTGAgggcccaggccctgctctttggGGACTACAGGGACGCCCTCCTCTACACCCCG GGGCAGCCTGTGACTTTCTGTGAGGAGAAGTTCCTGGACCTGAAGCCAGGGCCCCTACACACCTTCCGTCAGGCTGCTGTGCACCTGCAGCTCTTCAAACAG TTCATTGACGGGCGGCTGGAGAGGCTCAATGCTGGGGATGGCTTCTCCGACCTGTTTGAGCAGGAAATCACCGGGAGTGGGCTGGCCTCAG gCAGCCTGCGCTCCTATCAACTCTGGGCTGAGAATCTGAAG aAAGGCGGTGGGGCCCTCCTTCACAGCGTGAAGACCCGGACCCAGCCAGCTGTCAAGAACATGTACCGCTCT GCCAAGAGCGGGCTGAAGGGCATGCAGAGCCGGTTGCTTTACAAG GATGGTGACCCCCGCTTGCAGAGGGGTGGCTCCCTGAGGGGCCCACCCCCTGGCCTCATGCCCAGCAACCGCTCTGAATGCTTGCAGAGTCGCCTGCCCATCACACAGCACTTCGGTCAG TCGCGGCCCCGGAGGCCAGCCCGGCGTTCTCAGCTCTGCAGTGAGCAGGGGCTGGTAGAGCAGGGGCTGAG CTCTGCTGCCCTGCCCCTGGAGGAGACAGGAGGGCTCCTGGGAGAGGAGCCCCTAGATAGCAGCTTCCTCGGTTCAGGGGAGCTGGACCTACTGGGAGAGATTCTGGACAGCCTGAACCTGGGAACCCCAGAACCCAGGGAGGCCCGAGGGCTGCACAGCAGCCGCAGTCTCGACTGCTGCAACCTGGAGACCGGCAGCTATTTCACTCCG ACCCAGAGACTGGGGGCCATGGGCTGGCCCCGCTGGctcctggaggaagaggaagaggaggcaccaGAATCCCAACTGCTTCCTCACACAGTCCTACTGGCCGAGAGCCCCAGGCCCCTCCAGCCCCTTGAGAACCCTTTAAAGCCCGGACTAGAGCCAGACTCAAAGCCGGAACCACAGCCAGAACCGGAACCACAACCCGAGCCTGAGCCCGTGCCCCAACTCAAGCCCATCCCCGCGCCCCAACCCGCGCCTCTACCTGAGTCCATGCCCCAACCCGAGCCTGTGCCTGAGCCCATGTCCCAACCCGAGCCCATGTCTGAGCCCATGCTCGAACCCAAAATCGAGCCCCCTGGTTTCCTAAACACCCCCCAGCCCTCAGAGATCTCAGCTTTCTCCCAGCACCCAGCCTCCACCCTGCTTGGACCCCCAAGCCAGAGCCCTCAAAACAGTGGGATGTGGAATCAGGGAGTGGAGGACAGCCACTCTGCCCCTGGTGACAGAGATCCCgaaatcctggccctgcccaggGTGTCTGAGCTCAAGAAACGGTTTGAGAGTTAG